A genome region from Euphorbia lathyris chromosome 4, ddEupLath1.1, whole genome shotgun sequence includes the following:
- the LOC136227134 gene encoding uncharacterized protein At5g08430-like, protein MVNKEDICEGCCFQCKDGGCLRICDYKDCLKAYHPNCVEKDDSFLESEVPWTCRWHFCFICYNTPKFQCFSCPNAICGRCICEIEFSAIGRNRGLCKHCLTLVGCIGGKIDFDDRETYESLFKDYWKMVKEKEGLTSIHVPDAIQLPNMGGNSEDLSDSSGAEDEYQPTFSNDHWNDRKRHRKLNKCNTNGGNLSAMRTKVNSKTNEFNGWASNLLSDFLHSIGKATTEKLSQHDVSDIIIQYCNENKLFDPVKKNKVVCDARLKSLIGRKSVQKNRIYNFLEPHFTENLEQSEDEHEHVSEDKNESASISFKRQRCSSSNVKPQKNEAINLDVRHQGCLASVVTENIRRLYLNRSLIEELSENPGTFDDKVIGSFVRIKSDPYDYLQRNSHMLVKVTGIKRTLRTDEVTKDVLLEVSCMSKDIPICLLSNDNFSEEECEDLRRRVKDGRLERLSLVEFEEKALSLHEVITKQWIVKELYNLQKLIDQANEKGWRRELHKYFERKLMLETPSEQSRLLHEFPKVIVDETQVEPAEKQYPRKDLLPKSDSRELPSTKGSGEHEQQYQEPESEELEQQHHTVSSHESNDSGIHQAVIKRPVIIQVKESHLEASYPELESGQPIASQSNSGLPEKLKNEERDPTSEMMEIKHEHQCQGPKSEDVEQQHHTVSSHERNDGDIHQAVINVPVIIQVKENHPELVSGQPVACIPGAQSNSILLERLKNKQNGPGLQSIEISDDDEEQDNPIEVSKKTVDDPNSCLWYCMSPQCIKAGPYSMSLLKAWSDAFPNEMTFKVWKANQSPREAIFLTDAIRQFHMGSR, encoded by the exons ATGTGGACGTTGCATCTGCGAAATCGAATTTTCTGCAATTGGTCGGAATAGAGGATTATGTAAACATTGTTTAACACTTGTTGGGTGTATAGGA GGGAAGATAGACTTTGATGATCGAGAGACATATGAATCCTTATTTAAGGATTACTGGAAAATGGTTAAAGAAAAGGAAGGCTTAACTTCAATCCATGTCCCTGATGCAATTCAACTACCCAATATGGGTGGAAATTCTGAAGACTTGTCTGATTCGTCTGGAGCCGAAGATGAATATCAACCTACATTTAGTAATGATCATTGGAATGATAGGAAAAGACATCGAAAATTGAACAAATGTAACACAAATGGCGGGAACCTGAGTGCAATGAGAACAAAGGTGAACTCAAAGACAAACGAGTTCAATGGATGGGCATCAAATCTCCTTTCTGATTTCCTTCACTCTATTGGTAAAGCCACAACTGAAAAATTATCACAACATGATGTTTCTGACATCATTATACAATACTGCAACGAAAACAAGCTTTTTGATCCAGTGAAAAAGAATAAAGTTGTATGTGATGCAAGATTGAAGTCTCTTATAGGCAGGAAATCTGTTCAAAAGAATAGGATATACAACTTTCTCGAACCCCATTTCACTGAGAACCTTGAGCAATCAGAGGATGAGCATGAACACGTTTCAGAAGACAAGAACGAGAGTGCCTCAATATCCTTTAAAAGGCAGCGATGTTCAAGCTCAAATGTGAAACCTCAGAAAAATGAAGCCATTAATTTGGATGTGCGCCATCAAGGTTGTTTAGCATCTGTGGTCACCGAAAATATCAGGCGTCTTTACTTGAATAGGAGTTTAATAGAAGAGTTGTCAGAGAACCCTGGGACTTTTGATGATAAAGTTATAGGAAGTTTTGTGAGAATCAAATCTGATCCCTATGACTATTTGCAGAGAAATTCTCATATGCTTGTGAAAGTGACTG GCATAAAGAGAACTTTAAGAACTGATGAAGTTACTAAAGATGTTCTCCTGGAAGTGTCTTGTATGTCAAAAGACATACCTATTTGCCTGCTATCAAATGATAACTTTTCCGAG GAAGAATGTGAGGATTTGCGGCGAAGGGTGAAAGATGGTCGTTTAGAAAGGCTCTCTCTT GTGGAGTTCGAGGAAAAAGCGCTAAGTCTCCATGAGGTTATAACGAAACAG TGGATTGTGAAAGAGCTGTATAATTTGCAAAAGCTTATTGATCAGGCAAATGAGAAGGGATGGAGAAGAGA ACTTCATAAGTACTTTGAAAGAAAGCTGATGCTTGAGACACCATCGGAGCAATCACGATTGTTGCATGAGTTTCCAAAAGTGATTGTAGATGAAACACAAGTTGAACCTGCTGAAAAGCAATACCCTAGGAAGGATCTCTTGCCAAAATCAGATTCTAGAGAGTTGCCTTCCACAAAAGGCTCAGGAG AACATGAGCAGCAATATCAAGAACCTGAATCCGAGGAACTGGAGCAACAACATCATACTGTTTCTTCACATGAAAGTAATGATAGTGGCATTCATCAAGCAGTGATTAAAAGACCTGTCATAATACAAGTAAAGGAGAGCCATCTTGAAGCATCCTATCCTGAACTTGAATCAGGACAACCAATTGCTTCTCAATCCAACTCCGGTCTTCCAGAAAAGCTAAAAAACGAGGAAAGAGATCCAACATCTGAGATGATGGAGATAA aACATGAGCATCAATGTCAAGGACCTAAATCTGAGGATGTGGAGCAACAACATCATACTGTTTCTTCTCATGAAAGGAATGATGGCGACATTCATCAAGCAGTGATTAATGTACCTGTCATAATACAAGTAAAGGAGAACCATCCTGAACTTGTATCAGGACAACCGGTTGCTTGTATTCCCGGAGCTCAGTCCAACTCCATTCTTCTAGAAAGGCTGAAGAACAAGCAAAATGGACCGGGACTTCAGTCTATTGAGATAAGTGATGATGACGAGGAGCAAGATAATCCCATCGAAGTGAGCAAGAAAACAGTGGATGATCCCAATTCTTGCTTATGGTACTGTATGAGTCCACAATGTATCAAAGCCGGACCTTACTCAATGTCCCTGCTTAAGGCATGGAGTGATGCTTTTCCCAATGAAATGACATTCAAGGTTTGGAAGGCCAACCAGAGCCCCAGAGAAGCTATTTTCCTGACAGATGCAATTCGCCAGTTTCACATGGGAAGTAGATAA